A single Pararhizobium sp. A13 DNA region contains:
- a CDS encoding MFS transporter gives MNGDLETRVLRKITLRIVPFIMALYLIAFIDRVNIGFAALTMNEDLGFSPTVFGIGAGIFFIGYFLFEVPSNLILNKVGARIWIARVMITWGLVSGAMAFIQGTTSFYTLRFLLGIAEAGFFPGIILYLSFWFPARRRAAVTAMFMAAAPIATAIGSPISGALLEMHGFLGLTGWQWMFLIEAVPAIVLGVVVLFYLTDRPEKANWLTTEERNWLVETMAKENAGKSKASHSVWAGLADRRVLALALVYFGTSAGLYTLGIWAPQIIKEFGLSSFQVGMLNSIPAIFAVVGMVLWARHSDKSGERTWHVVAACLLASAGLAFATGATTVFAVLAALTLVNIGISASKPPLWSMPTLFLSGPAAAAGIATINSIGNLGGFVGPSMIGWIKDVTGSFAGGLYFVAALLVVSAIVTLVLSRTAPENGAKVASVQNR, from the coding sequence ATGAATGGCGACCTGGAGACGCGCGTCCTGCGCAAAATCACTCTGCGCATCGTGCCGTTCATTATGGCACTTTATCTCATCGCCTTCATCGACCGGGTAAACATCGGCTTTGCGGCATTGACGATGAACGAGGATCTCGGGTTTTCGCCGACCGTATTCGGCATCGGCGCAGGCATTTTCTTCATCGGCTATTTCCTGTTCGAAGTGCCTTCGAACCTCATCCTTAACAAGGTTGGCGCTCGCATCTGGATCGCCCGCGTCATGATCACCTGGGGACTCGTCTCCGGTGCCATGGCTTTCATTCAGGGAACGACAAGTTTTTATACGCTGCGTTTCCTTCTCGGTATCGCGGAAGCCGGGTTTTTCCCAGGCATCATCCTCTATCTCAGCTTTTGGTTTCCCGCCCGTCGCAGAGCAGCGGTAACGGCGATGTTCATGGCAGCAGCACCGATTGCGACAGCCATTGGGTCGCCGATTTCCGGTGCACTGCTGGAGATGCACGGATTTCTGGGTCTCACCGGTTGGCAGTGGATGTTCCTGATCGAGGCAGTTCCTGCGATCGTGCTCGGCGTGGTCGTGCTGTTCTACCTGACCGACCGCCCGGAGAAAGCTAACTGGCTGACGACCGAAGAGCGGAACTGGCTGGTGGAAACAATGGCTAAAGAGAACGCTGGAAAGTCGAAGGCGAGCCACAGTGTGTGGGCGGGCTTGGCGGATCGGCGCGTTCTTGCCCTTGCGCTCGTCTACTTCGGCACGTCCGCCGGCCTTTACACGTTGGGAATCTGGGCGCCGCAGATCATCAAGGAGTTCGGTCTGTCGTCCTTCCAGGTCGGCATGCTGAATTCAATTCCAGCGATATTCGCTGTCGTCGGCATGGTTCTGTGGGCACGCCATTCCGACAAGTCGGGCGAAAGAACCTGGCATGTGGTGGCCGCCTGCCTGCTCGCCTCGGCGGGCCTTGCCTTCGCGACCGGTGCCACCACTGTCTTCGCCGTCCTTGCTGCGCTGACCCTGGTCAATATCGGCATCAGCGCGTCGAAACCACCGCTTTGGAGCATGCCCACGCTCTTCCTCTCCGGGCCGGCGGCCGCAGCGGGTATTGCCACCATCAATTCGATTGGCAACCTGGGTGGCTTCGTTGGTCCCTCGATGATCGGCTGGATCAAGGACGTCACCGGCAGTTTTGCGGGTGGCCTCTACTTCGTCGCCGCGTTGCTGGTCGTATCCGCGATCGTGACGCTCGTGCTGTCGCGCACCGCACCGGAAAACGGGGCCAAGGTCGCCTCAGTCCAAAATCGTTAA
- a CDS encoding tartrate dehydrogenase, whose translation MREYKIAAIPADGIGPEVIAAGLQVLEALEQRSGDFKIHSETFDWGSDYYKKHGVMMPADGLEKLKKFDAIFFGAVGAPDVPDHITLWGLRLPICQGFDQYANVRPTKILPGITPPLRNCGPGDLDWVIVRENSEGEYSGHGGRAHRGLPEEVGTEVAIFTRVGVTRIMRYAFKLAQARPRKLLTVVTKSNAQRHGMVMWDEIAAEVSKEFPDVTWDKMLVDAMTVRMTLKPETLDTIVATNLHADILSDLAGALAGSLGVAPTANIDPERRFPSMFEPIHGSAFDITGKGIANPIATFWTAAQMLEHLGEREAAARLMSAVERVTEAGILTPDVGGTANTKQVTDAVCEAIAGSNILKMAAAE comes from the coding sequence ATGCGTGAATACAAGATTGCGGCCATTCCTGCGGATGGGATTGGCCCAGAGGTGATAGCGGCGGGTCTTCAGGTTCTGGAGGCGCTGGAACAGCGCAGCGGCGACTTCAAGATCCACTCCGAGACCTTCGACTGGGGTTCGGACTATTATAAGAAGCATGGCGTGATGATGCCGGCCGACGGGCTGGAGAAGTTGAAGAAGTTCGACGCGATCTTTTTCGGTGCCGTGGGCGCTCCGGACGTTCCCGACCACATCACGCTGTGGGGCCTGCGCCTGCCGATCTGCCAGGGGTTCGACCAGTACGCCAATGTGCGCCCGACGAAGATCCTGCCCGGCATCACGCCGCCCTTGCGCAATTGCGGTCCGGGCGATCTCGACTGGGTGATCGTGCGGGAGAACTCCGAAGGCGAATATTCCGGCCATGGCGGCCGCGCCCATCGCGGCCTGCCGGAAGAGGTCGGCACGGAAGTGGCGATCTTCACCCGCGTCGGCGTCACCCGCATCATGCGCTACGCCTTCAAACTGGCCCAGGCGCGCCCGCGCAAGCTGCTGACAGTCGTCACCAAGTCGAACGCCCAGCGCCATGGCATGGTCATGTGGGACGAGATCGCGGCCGAAGTGTCGAAGGAATTCCCGGACGTCACCTGGGACAAGATGCTGGTCGATGCGATGACGGTGCGCATGACGCTGAAGCCGGAGACGCTCGACACGATCGTTGCGACCAACCTGCATGCCGACATCCTGTCTGACCTCGCCGGTGCTCTTGCCGGCTCGCTCGGCGTCGCGCCGACCGCCAACATCGACCCGGAGCGCCGTTTCCCGTCAATGTTCGAGCCGATCCACGGCTCGGCCTTCGACATCACCGGCAAGGGTATCGCCAACCCGATCGCCACTTTCTGGACGGCAGCGCAGATGCTCGAGCATCTCGGTGAACGCGAGGCCGCCGCGCGGCTGATGAGCGCCGTCGAGCGCGTGACTGAAGCAGGCATCCTAACGCCTGACGTCGGTGGCACCGCCAACACGAAGCAAGTCACCGACGCCGTATGCGAGGCAATCGCAGGCTCAAATATCCTGAAGATGGCTGCTGCCGAATGA
- a CDS encoding glycerate kinase produces the protein MTWNDVSARQVLRRIFDAAVASADPQTAVINNLPERPRARCVVVGAGKASAAMAAAIDAAWPDVDLSGIVVTRYGHAVPAGRIEILEASHPVPDEMSIKAAEKIFAAVQGLGPDDLVVALISGGGSSLLVSPAGKMTLADKKAVNQALLSSGATISEMNTVRKHLSAIKGGHLARAARPARLLTLVISDVPGDDPSEIASGPTVADPTTMADARAIVAHYGIDLPEAARSVLTQGIETPKVGEVEGEIRLIAAPSIALNAAAAVAQKAGLRPLILGDALEGEAREMGRIMAGIALSARDKGLPVAAPAVILSGGEGTVSLGATTAGRGGRNTEFLLSLAIALKRAEGIWAIAGDTDGIDGVEDAAGALVAPDSTTRMRVAGIDPRATLAAHDSYSAFKAVGDLVITGPTLTNVNDIRAILIS, from the coding sequence ATGACCTGGAACGATGTGTCCGCTCGCCAGGTGCTGCGTCGAATCTTCGACGCAGCCGTTGCCAGCGCGGATCCGCAGACTGCGGTTATCAACAACCTCCCAGAACGCCCAAGAGCTCGCTGCGTCGTTGTGGGTGCGGGCAAGGCGTCGGCCGCGATGGCGGCCGCGATCGACGCCGCCTGGCCTGATGTCGATCTCTCGGGCATCGTGGTAACTCGCTATGGCCACGCCGTTCCGGCCGGGCGCATCGAAATCCTCGAAGCCTCCCATCCCGTCCCGGATGAAATGAGCATCAAGGCTGCAGAGAAGATATTCGCTGCCGTCCAGGGCCTTGGCCCGGACGATCTCGTGGTGGCTCTCATCTCCGGCGGGGGATCGTCATTGCTCGTCTCGCCGGCAGGCAAGATGACTTTGGCCGACAAAAAGGCGGTCAACCAGGCGCTGCTCTCCAGCGGCGCCACGATTTCCGAGATGAATACTGTCCGCAAGCATCTTTCCGCCATCAAGGGCGGACATCTGGCGCGCGCGGCACGACCCGCGAGGCTGCTGACACTGGTCATCTCCGATGTACCGGGCGATGATCCATCGGAGATCGCGTCCGGCCCAACGGTCGCGGATCCGACCACCATGGCGGATGCCCGCGCGATCGTCGCCCACTATGGCATTGACTTACCGGAGGCTGCGCGGTCAGTGCTGACACAAGGCATTGAGACGCCGAAGGTCGGGGAGGTTGAAGGCGAAATTCGTCTGATTGCTGCCCCCTCCATTGCGCTCAACGCTGCGGCGGCGGTCGCGCAGAAAGCCGGACTGCGTCCACTGATCCTCGGAGATGCCCTGGAAGGCGAAGCTCGCGAGATGGGTCGCATAATGGCGGGCATCGCGCTGTCCGCGCGTGATAAGGGCCTGCCTGTAGCGGCACCTGCCGTCATACTGTCCGGCGGTGAGGGCACCGTTTCGCTCGGGGCCACGACCGCAGGCCGCGGCGGACGAAACACGGAATTTCTGCTCAGCCTGGCTATTGCTCTCAAAAGGGCTGAGGGCATCTGGGCCATCGCCGGCGATACCGATGGCATCGACGGCGTAGAGGATGCAGCCGGGGCGCTGGTGGCGCCGGACAGCACCACTCGGATGCGCGTAGCGGGCATCGATCCACGCGCAACGCTGGCCGCCCATGACAGCTACTCGGCCTTCAAGGCCGTCGGCGACCTTGTGATCACCGGCCCAACGCTCACGAATGTCAATGACATCCGCGCAATTCTCATAAGTTAG
- the pyk gene encoding pyruvate kinase — protein sequence MYIRNNRRSKIVATVGPASNSPDMLRSLFHAGVDTFRLNFSHGTRADHAEVYRTIRALEQEQDAAIAVLQDLQGPKIRIGVLAHGRLDLARGSTIGFVFGQEGGEGMNDIPLPHREIFEVAVPGMDLLIDDGRVKVRTMEVMDGRLVCEVINGGTLSNRKGVNVPGAILDISPLTAKDREDLEFGLELGVDWVALSFVQRARDMIEARSLVGDRAGLIAKIEKPSALYDIEDIVRLSDGIMVARGDLGVEIPPEDVPGKQKEIIRACRLAAKPVIVATQMLDSMVSSPTPTRAEASDVAGAIYDGADAVMLSAESATGAYPVEAVEMMSRIIEKTEKHKHYRPIVEATEPDVAQSPPHAVATAAANVAVALGSPVLVAYTSSGTTAARISRARPASPILALAPSEQVARQLNLFWGVVGVRSPNVHTYEASLLHAQQAALDTKLANPSDHIVIVAGFPFAQRGSTNNLRVVQIAATENLEIA from the coding sequence ATGTATATACGCAACAACCGGCGGTCGAAGATCGTCGCGACGGTCGGCCCGGCTTCAAATTCGCCCGACATGCTTCGGTCGCTGTTTCACGCCGGTGTCGACACGTTCCGCCTGAACTTCAGTCATGGCACCCGGGCGGATCATGCTGAGGTCTACCGGACCATCAGGGCTCTTGAGCAGGAACAGGATGCAGCCATCGCCGTCCTGCAGGATCTTCAGGGTCCGAAGATCAGGATCGGAGTGCTGGCGCATGGCAGGCTTGATCTCGCGCGCGGATCCACAATTGGATTTGTCTTCGGCCAGGAGGGTGGCGAAGGAATGAACGACATTCCGCTACCTCATCGGGAGATTTTCGAGGTAGCGGTGCCCGGGATGGACCTCCTGATCGACGACGGCAGAGTAAAGGTCCGGACCATGGAAGTGATGGACGGGCGTCTTGTTTGCGAGGTCATCAATGGAGGAACCCTGTCTAACCGCAAGGGGGTCAACGTGCCCGGCGCGATCCTCGACATTTCCCCGCTCACGGCGAAAGATCGTGAGGACCTGGAATTCGGGCTCGAGCTTGGCGTCGACTGGGTCGCACTCTCTTTCGTTCAGCGGGCACGCGACATGATCGAAGCCCGGTCCCTCGTTGGAGACAGGGCTGGCCTCATTGCCAAGATCGAGAAGCCGTCCGCCCTCTATGACATCGAGGATATTGTCAGGCTTTCGGACGGCATCATGGTTGCGCGAGGTGATCTCGGCGTTGAGATCCCGCCGGAGGACGTTCCGGGCAAGCAGAAGGAAATCATCCGTGCATGCCGGCTAGCGGCCAAGCCCGTGATTGTCGCCACACAGATGCTCGACTCGATGGTCAGTTCGCCAACGCCGACGCGTGCTGAGGCCTCGGACGTTGCCGGTGCCATCTATGATGGGGCAGATGCCGTCATGCTTTCCGCTGAGTCCGCAACAGGCGCCTATCCGGTGGAGGCGGTCGAAATGATGAGCCGAATCATCGAGAAGACGGAGAAGCACAAGCACTACCGGCCAATCGTTGAGGCAACGGAGCCCGATGTCGCTCAGTCACCGCCGCACGCGGTTGCCACCGCGGCCGCCAATGTTGCCGTGGCCCTGGGCTCGCCGGTTTTGGTTGCCTACACATCGAGCGGAACAACCGCGGCCAGGATTTCGCGTGCTAGACCGGCCTCACCCATTCTTGCCCTCGCTCCGTCCGAACAGGTTGCGCGCCAACTCAACCTGTTCTGGGGTGTGGTCGGCGTGCGATCACCGAATGTCCATACCTATGAGGCCTCATTGCTTCACGCGCAACAGGCCGCGCTGGATACCAAACTGGCAAATCCGTCCGATCACATTGTCATCGTGGCTGGATTTCCATTCGCGCAACGGGGCAGCACCAACAATCTCCGTGTTGTGCAGATCGCCGCAACCGAGAATCTAGAGATTGCGTAG
- a CDS encoding GntR family transcriptional regulator translates to MIKTIEILGAAPRDPVAEQNSANADSTVSGRVSAAYLAIKEAIRSNAFPPGYQAAEIEIARQLGMSRTPVHEAMARLQEDGLVRILPKKGIIICALSPADIEEIYEVITALEGAAAARLARLPMEERGPVIQLLKAATTGMVDALADNDLPRWAVADEDFHQTLVTESGNSRLMRMAGTVADQLHRARMFTLNLRPLPLHSAGEHAEIIDAIERGDADAASRSARLHRKHAHDALIPLIARYNLRNL, encoded by the coding sequence ATGATCAAGACGATTGAGATTCTCGGAGCCGCACCGCGCGATCCGGTCGCAGAACAGAATTCAGCAAACGCCGACAGCACCGTTTCGGGTCGGGTTTCGGCCGCCTATCTCGCCATCAAAGAGGCGATACGCTCCAACGCATTTCCTCCCGGATACCAGGCCGCGGAAATTGAAATTGCGCGTCAGCTCGGCATGAGCCGGACGCCGGTGCACGAAGCCATGGCGCGACTGCAGGAAGACGGGCTGGTCCGGATACTTCCCAAGAAGGGCATCATAATCTGTGCCCTGTCTCCCGCGGATATCGAGGAAATCTACGAAGTCATCACCGCGCTCGAGGGGGCAGCGGCGGCACGACTCGCCCGGCTCCCGATGGAAGAGCGCGGGCCCGTCATCCAACTCCTGAAGGCCGCCACAACGGGGATGGTGGATGCATTGGCTGACAACGACCTTCCACGATGGGCCGTCGCGGATGAGGATTTTCATCAGACCCTCGTAACAGAGAGCGGAAACAGCCGCCTCATGCGGATGGCGGGGACTGTCGCCGATCAATTGCATCGCGCCCGCATGTTTACCCTCAACCTGCGCCCCTTGCCGCTGCACTCGGCCGGCGAGCATGCGGAAATCATAGATGCAATCGAGCGAGGTGATGCCGATGCGGCAAGCCGCTCGGCACGGCTGCACCGGAAACATGCCCATGATGCGCTGATCCCTCTTATTGCTCGATACAATCTACGCAATCTCTAG
- a CDS encoding tripartite tricarboxylate transporter substrate binding protein BugD codes for MKKVLLSLTGVLFAMSSHLALAQENYPDRPITIVVPAAAGGPSDTVARLVAQSMSKTLGQQVLIENMGGAGGSLGAATVAQADPDGYRLLLYHIGVATFAALYPNLTYKPIEDFSSVGLITEVPMTVVGRKDFEPKTFTDLVSYLKANGPAVTFGTAGTGAVSDLCGRLLQDALDTKITLVPYKGMGPAMTDLIGGRIDLACDQTTNTMTQLKAGEVHPYAITTKARIGVLPDLPTVAESGLQGFELSAWHALWAPKETPEAIRNKLAEALRAALKDPVVIERFASLGTAPVSEDLATPAALDQKFASEVKRLTKLISESGK; via the coding sequence ATGAAAAAGGTACTGTTGTCCCTCACGGGTGTCCTGTTTGCCATGTCCAGCCATCTGGCGCTGGCGCAGGAGAACTATCCAGATAGACCAATTACAATCGTGGTGCCCGCCGCAGCCGGAGGGCCGAGTGATACTGTGGCGCGCCTGGTGGCCCAGTCGATGTCCAAGACGCTGGGTCAGCAGGTGCTGATCGAAAACATGGGCGGTGCCGGCGGCTCTCTTGGTGCCGCAACCGTGGCGCAGGCGGACCCCGATGGCTATCGGCTGCTGCTCTATCATATTGGCGTAGCAACCTTCGCCGCGCTCTACCCCAACCTGACCTACAAGCCGATCGAAGACTTTTCCAGCGTCGGGCTGATCACCGAAGTTCCGATGACGGTCGTCGGCAGGAAGGATTTCGAGCCGAAGACGTTCACCGATCTCGTTTCCTATTTGAAGGCGAACGGGCCTGCCGTCACCTTCGGGACCGCTGGCACGGGTGCCGTTTCCGATCTCTGCGGCAGGTTGCTGCAGGATGCCCTCGACACCAAGATCACGCTGGTGCCTTACAAGGGCATGGGCCCCGCGATGACCGATCTCATTGGCGGCCGCATCGATCTCGCCTGCGACCAGACGACCAATACCATGACCCAGCTCAAGGCCGGCGAGGTTCATCCCTATGCAATCACGACGAAGGCGCGGATCGGCGTGCTGCCGGATCTTCCGACCGTCGCGGAGAGCGGCCTGCAAGGGTTCGAACTCAGCGCCTGGCATGCGCTGTGGGCGCCCAAGGAAACGCCTGAAGCCATCCGCAACAAGCTTGCAGAAGCGCTCCGCGCCGCACTCAAGGATCCGGTCGTGATCGAGCGTTTTGCAAGCCTCGGAACCGCACCAGTTTCGGAAGATCTGGCGACACCGGCGGCGCTTGACCAGAAGTTCGCGTCTGAAGTCAAGCGACTGACGAAGCTGATCAGCGAGAGCGGCAAGTAA
- a CDS encoding tartrate dehydrogenase → MREYKIAAIPADGIGPEVIAAGLQVLEALEQRSGDFKIHSETFDWGSDYYKKHGVMMPADGLEKLKKFDAIFFGAVGAPDVPDHITLWGLRLPICQGFDQYANVRPTKILPGITPPLRNCGPGDLDWVIVRENSEGEYSGHGGRAHRGLPEEVGTEVAIFTRVGVTRIMRYAFKLAQARPRKLLTVVTKSNAQRHGMVMWDEIAAEVSKEFPDVTWDKMLVDAMTVRMTLKPETLDTIVATNLHADILSDLAGALAGSLGVAPTANIDPERRFPSMFEPIHGSAFDITGKGIANPIATFWTAAQMLEHLGEREAAARLMSAVERVTEAGILTPDVGGTANTKQVTDAVCEAIAGSNII, encoded by the coding sequence ATGCGTGAATACAAGATTGCGGCCATTCCTGCGGATGGGATTGGCCCAGAGGTGATAGCGGCGGGTCTTCAGGTTCTGGAGGCGCTGGAACAGCGCAGCGGCGACTTCAAGATCCACTCCGAGACCTTCGACTGGGGTTCGGACTATTATAAGAAGCATGGCGTGATGATGCCGGCCGACGGGCTGGAGAAGTTGAAGAAGTTCGACGCGATCTTTTTCGGTGCCGTGGGCGCTCCGGACGTTCCCGACCACATCACGCTGTGGGGCCTGCGCCTGCCGATCTGCCAGGGGTTCGACCAGTACGCCAATGTGCGCCCGACGAAGATCCTGCCCGGCATCACGCCGCCCTTGCGCAATTGCGGTCCGGGCGATCTCGACTGGGTGATCGTGCGGGAGAACTCCGAAGGCGAATATTCCGGCCATGGCGGCCGCGCCCATCGCGGCCTGCCGGAAGAGGTCGGCACGGAAGTGGCGATCTTCACCCGCGTCGGCGTCACCCGCATCATGCGCTACGCCTTCAAACTGGCCCAGGCGCGCCCGCGCAAGCTGCTGACAGTCGTCACCAAGTCGAACGCCCAGCGCCATGGCATGGTCATGTGGGACGAGATCGCGGCCGAAGTGTCGAAGGAATTCCCGGATGTCACCTGGGACAAGATGCTGGTCGATGCGATGACGGTGCGCATGACGCTGAAGCCGGAGACGCTCGACACGATCGTTGCGACCAACCTGCATGCCGACATCCTGTCTGACCTCGCCGGTGCTCTTGCCGGCTCGCTCGGCGTCGCGCCGACCGCCAACATCGACCCGGAGCGCCGTTTCCCGTCAATGTTCGAGCCGATCCACGGCTCGGCCTTCGACATCACCGGCAAGGGTATCGCCAACCCGATCGCCACTTTCTGGACGGCAGCGCAGATGCTCGAGCATCTCGGTGAACGCGAGGCCGCCGCGCGGCTGATGAGCGCCGTCGAGCGCGTGACTGAAGCAGGCATCCTAACGCCTGACGTCGGTGGCACCGCCAACACGAAGCAAGTCACCGACGCCGTATGCGAGGCAATCGCAGGCTCAAATATCATCTGA
- a CDS encoding tripartite tricarboxylate transporter TctB family protein, with protein sequence MATLEKTTRKNLIAGGIFIAIAADFAVQGLRYEFGTATQMGPGFLPVVLAFVLGALGVVIGLDGLRTEPEPTDGSVPWRGLVLICLALAIFAAGARDLGLVPVVLLCTFMTALASRRNSLVSAAMMAAVIATLCYLVFKVGLAVAIPTFGPVFGL encoded by the coding sequence ATGGCTACACTCGAAAAGACCACCCGGAAAAACCTGATTGCCGGTGGCATATTCATCGCCATCGCGGCCGATTTCGCTGTGCAGGGTCTACGGTATGAGTTCGGGACCGCGACACAGATGGGACCGGGCTTTTTACCGGTGGTTCTTGCTTTCGTACTGGGTGCATTGGGCGTCGTCATCGGCCTTGATGGCTTGCGCACTGAGCCGGAGCCGACCGATGGTTCCGTCCCCTGGCGCGGACTCGTCCTCATCTGTCTCGCACTTGCCATCTTTGCAGCCGGAGCCCGCGATCTTGGGCTCGTACCCGTCGTCCTGCTTTGCACGTTCATGACGGCACTCGCGTCCCGCCGAAATTCGCTGGTATCGGCGGCTATGATGGCCGCCGTCATCGCCACTCTTTGCTATCTGGTCTTCAAGGTCGGGCTGGCAGTTGCCATTCCGACTTTCGGGCCGGTTTTCGGACTATGA
- a CDS encoding tripartite tricarboxylate transporter permease, whose amino-acid sequence MDLISNLALGFETALTPINIVWCFVGVLLGTLVGVLPGIGPTATIAMLLPITSTFSPVTSLIMLSGIYYGAQYGGSTTAILINLPGESSSAVTAIDGYQMARKGRAGQALATAALGSFFAGCVATLLLAIAAPPLASIALEFGAPEYFALIVLGLLVSISLAHGSVLKALGMIVIGLLLGTVGQDIYTGEERFTFGRLELSQGINFVSIAVGIFGVSEIFRNLQNEHAREVGVKHVTNLWLTKDDFRRIIGPVLRGTALGSLLGVLPGGGHVLASFASYSVEKNLSKNPAEFGHGAIEGVAGPESANNAAAQTSFIPLLTLGIPAHPVMALIVGAFILQGITPGPDVITSQPALFWGIIASMWIGNLLLVILNLPLIGLWVKMLTIPYRMLFPAIVTFASIGCYSINNNPFDVYAIIVSGILGYVLIRVGCEPAPLLLGFVLGPLLEEHLRRAMIISRGDATVFVTNPIAASLLGLGLVCVILALLPSIRSKRDQVFVEDD is encoded by the coding sequence ATGGATCTGATCTCGAATCTTGCCCTTGGCTTCGAAACGGCTCTCACGCCGATAAACATCGTCTGGTGTTTCGTTGGCGTGCTGCTGGGCACGCTCGTTGGCGTGTTGCCCGGCATCGGGCCGACGGCGACGATCGCGATGCTTCTGCCGATCACTTCTACATTCTCCCCAGTAACCTCGCTCATCATGCTGTCGGGCATCTACTACGGCGCCCAATACGGCGGGTCCACAACAGCAATCCTCATCAACCTGCCGGGGGAAAGTTCTTCGGCGGTGACAGCGATCGATGGCTATCAGATGGCCCGGAAGGGGCGTGCCGGCCAGGCATTGGCAACCGCGGCGCTCGGATCGTTCTTCGCAGGCTGCGTGGCAACCCTGCTGCTGGCGATCGCCGCTCCGCCGCTTGCCTCCATCGCGCTCGAATTCGGTGCGCCGGAATATTTTGCCCTGATCGTTCTCGGGCTGCTCGTTTCGATCTCACTCGCTCACGGTTCCGTCCTGAAGGCGCTGGGTATGATCGTCATCGGCTTGCTGCTTGGGACCGTGGGCCAGGACATCTATACGGGCGAGGAGCGCTTCACGTTCGGTCGCCTGGAATTGTCGCAGGGGATCAACTTCGTCTCGATTGCCGTCGGGATATTCGGGGTCTCCGAAATCTTCCGCAACCTTCAGAATGAACACGCGCGCGAAGTCGGCGTGAAGCACGTCACGAACCTTTGGCTGACGAAAGATGATTTCCGGCGGATTATCGGCCCTGTCCTGCGGGGAACGGCGCTTGGCTCGCTTCTCGGCGTATTGCCGGGCGGCGGCCACGTACTAGCGTCCTTTGCCAGCTATTCGGTCGAGAAGAACCTGTCGAAAAATCCGGCGGAGTTTGGCCATGGCGCGATCGAAGGCGTAGCCGGACCCGAGAGCGCCAACAACGCAGCGGCGCAGACGTCCTTCATTCCGCTGCTCACCCTCGGCATTCCGGCCCATCCGGTCATGGCACTCATTGTTGGCGCATTCATCCTGCAGGGGATCACGCCGGGGCCGGACGTCATTACCAGCCAGCCGGCGCTGTTCTGGGGCATCATCGCATCGATGTGGATCGGCAACCTGCTGCTGGTGATCCTCAACCTGCCACTGATCGGGCTGTGGGTGAAGATGCTGACCATTCCCTACCGTATGCTGTTTCCGGCCATCGTCACCTTTGCCTCGATCGGATGTTATTCCATCAACAACAACCCCTTCGACGTCTATGCCATCATCGTCTCCGGCATACTCGGCTACGTCCTGATCCGTGTGGGCTGCGAACCTGCACCCCTTCTGCTGGGCTTCGTTCTGGGCCCGCTGCTCGAGGAGCATCTCCGTCGGGCGATGATTATCTCCCGCGGTGACGCGACGGTGTTCGTCACAAACCCGATCGCTGCATCGCTGCTCGGCTTGGGTCTGGTCTGC